A single window of Actinoallomurus bryophytorum DNA harbors:
- a CDS encoding MFS transporter, producing MTPSVGYSNRSRMAAFVVVLAVFMTNLDLWIVNVALPAMGSGFAHGDRPASLSDLSWVLNAYAITLAALLVVIGRVGDRIGQRPVFIAGVVVFTIASAACALAPSLWVLVLARVVQAAGAAAQLPTSLALLLAAVPADRRTGATRSWAAVGGLAAAAGPVLGGLLVQIDWRWVFVVNLPIGVLTVIAGLAALPAPAARETGPLPDVWGAVLVTAAVGALTGALVEAPGWGWTSGRTLGLLAAALAVGAWFGLRSARHPSPLLELHLLRLPRFGMAGLGTFVFGVAFAIMLLSNVLWCQEVWHWSALRTGVALVPGPALVPIVTALTSRAVRRFGHGPLILVGGLLFAAGMLWRTVLVSSTPDYARDLLPSMILTGAGVGLTIGTLIAAGVQSLPADRAATGSALVNSFRQISATVGVAVLVTILGTRVGAGSVDDFRLAWALGAALGVGTSVVGALLLRTRTAAPALEPEYAAKA from the coding sequence ATGACCCCTTCGGTTGGATATTCAAACCGATCACGCATGGCCGCCTTCGTCGTGGTCCTGGCCGTGTTCATGACCAACCTCGACCTGTGGATCGTCAACGTGGCGCTGCCCGCGATGGGATCGGGCTTCGCCCACGGCGACCGTCCCGCGTCGTTGAGCGACCTGTCGTGGGTGCTCAACGCCTACGCCATCACCCTGGCCGCGCTGCTCGTCGTGATCGGGCGGGTCGGCGACCGCATCGGGCAGCGGCCGGTGTTCATCGCCGGGGTCGTGGTGTTCACCATCGCGTCGGCGGCCTGCGCGCTGGCGCCCAGCCTGTGGGTACTGGTCCTGGCCCGCGTGGTCCAGGCGGCCGGTGCCGCCGCCCAGCTGCCGACGTCGCTGGCGTTGCTGCTCGCCGCCGTACCGGCCGACCGGCGCACCGGGGCCACCCGTTCCTGGGCCGCGGTCGGCGGCCTGGCCGCCGCCGCGGGCCCCGTACTGGGCGGCCTGCTGGTGCAGATCGACTGGCGGTGGGTCTTCGTCGTGAACCTGCCGATCGGCGTACTCACCGTCATCGCGGGCCTGGCCGCCCTGCCCGCGCCCGCCGCGCGGGAGACCGGCCCGCTGCCCGACGTCTGGGGTGCCGTGCTCGTCACCGCGGCGGTCGGCGCGCTGACCGGTGCCCTCGTCGAGGCGCCCGGCTGGGGATGGACCTCCGGCCGTACGCTCGGCCTGCTCGCGGCGGCCCTCGCGGTCGGCGCGTGGTTCGGGCTGCGGTCCGCGCGCCACCCGAGTCCCCTGCTGGAGCTGCACCTTCTGCGCCTGCCCCGCTTCGGCATGGCCGGCCTCGGCACGTTCGTCTTCGGTGTCGCTTTCGCGATCATGCTGCTGTCGAACGTGCTGTGGTGCCAGGAGGTCTGGCACTGGAGCGCGCTGCGCACCGGCGTGGCCCTGGTGCCCGGTCCCGCCCTGGTGCCGATCGTGACCGCGCTGACCTCCCGTGCCGTACGCCGCTTCGGCCACGGCCCGCTGATCCTGGTGGGCGGCCTCCTGTTCGCCGCGGGCATGCTCTGGCGCACCGTTCTGGTCTCCAGCACGCCGGACTACGCACGCGACCTGCTTCCCAGCATGATCCTCACCGGGGCGGGAGTCGGCCTGACCATCGGCACGCTGATCGCCGCCGGGGTCCAGTCGCTGCCCGCCGACCGCGCCGCGACCGGATCCGCGCTGGTCAACTCGTTCCGCCAGATCTCCGCCACCGTCGGCGTCGCGGTGCTGGTCACCATCCTCGGCACCCGGGTCGGCGCCGGATCGGTCGACGACTTCCGCCTGGCCTGGGCCCTGGGTGCCGCGCTGGGCGTCGGGACCTCGGTCGTCGGCGCCCTGCTCCTGCGCACGCGTACGGCGGCGCCCGCCCTGGAGCCCGAGTACGCGGCGAAGGCCTGA
- a CDS encoding helix-turn-helix domain-containing protein, with protein sequence MPVSDHDHVGEPGPDPELIATSKDFSHALVRLRRRAGLSIRDVARDLRQRPAGQVSVATLGGWFGGRHLPTPKLDPVLFELLALCGVTSPEETRQWRAALDRVRSMPGRRPRSSPSPFRGLAAYEPEDAESFCGREALTGELLELAGRSRRLGRPMIVVGPSGSGKSSLLRAGLIPALGRPDSPLYGTWAHVSLTPGERPVRELARRLADLLGRAPDALDQELMEHPAWCGDLIRSGAWDGDGVLIVADQFEELFTSCKDDGERAAFIEALCSAAAAPPAVVAFGMRADFYLQALRVPRLVPILQDSQLVVGAMSETELRQAITEPARRYRITVEPALVEVLLHDLSPSYTGAMSEAGALPLLSHALLATWDQATGRTLTLDHYRATGGIRDAVTRTAENAFAELSVAGQKDIARRLFLSLVRTGHDAADTRRRVSRAELLAACDAEPAAVLEVLDRFVNSRLITVDGDSIEITHEALLTTWPRLTGWLDADRTWRRLHHGLTVAAHNWQRSGYDPDGLYRGGMLQVVRENAESRAHRGRLSLLERDFLDASVARDTAETRAVRRRLQRRHQLSALLTVLALLAVGVTVYARQLRASGQRDRALALSRTVADEADRLLGKDVPLAAQLALAAYRISPTPEARSSLLNSTAVPAAWRLGAPSGPVRSMAVSGDGRLLAGRTDPGAVWLWRIGGDGRAVLAGMLPAEPDSSVALSYDGRTLAATDGDRVRLWSTADPYHPVRTGTLSGPDQPVASLTISASGRDLAAAAGRTVYLWDLDARARTTSTAELSGPRQAVRAVAFTPGGRTLAAGSNDATVRLWRISGSGRATPAGTLRGPASQVFSIAISPDGRRLAAGTGAEHRVYLWNIGDPAHPSADGPALTGPASWINTVTFGPDGTTLAAGSSDNLLWVYDLRTRRSTEQLPHPNPVMGASYPSAGSLVTLGDDGTIRGWSLPGPIITGARDSVFALDFDGDGHKLAVGPGAGDNTLTVWNPADLQHPVRIGRPLVNSPHAGTFSGSGALTPDGRTFAVGDVDGSVQLWNIHDPGRPGRIGAPIRAASELIESVTISDDGHLLAASSDDGAVHLIDITRPDRPVALGELRPPDPGTVYQAAFSHDGTLIGAASGSHRAYLWDIRRPAAPKPLSVVGGFATEAYSVALSHDGRILAVSGADGTVRLWDIADPRHPDSLGPPLLGPVGYVYSVAFSPQQNVLAAGSTDDTVWLWDLTRPRDPAPLATLTGPAKGVLAVAFSPDGHTLAAGGHDRTVRLWETAPETAAARVCATTGQPITRQEWHRYVPGRAYEPPCP encoded by the coding sequence ATGCCTGTATCCGATCACGACCACGTCGGCGAGCCCGGCCCGGATCCCGAGCTCATCGCCACGTCGAAGGACTTCTCCCACGCACTGGTCCGGTTACGCAGGCGGGCGGGCCTGTCGATCAGGGACGTGGCCCGTGACCTGCGGCAGCGGCCGGCAGGGCAGGTGTCGGTCGCGACACTGGGCGGCTGGTTCGGCGGGCGTCACCTGCCGACGCCGAAGCTGGATCCGGTCCTGTTCGAGCTGCTCGCCCTGTGCGGCGTCACGAGCCCGGAGGAGACGCGGCAATGGCGGGCCGCGCTCGACCGGGTGCGGTCGATGCCGGGCCGGCGTCCCAGGAGCAGCCCGTCACCGTTTCGCGGCCTGGCCGCGTACGAGCCCGAGGACGCCGAGTCCTTCTGCGGACGCGAGGCCCTGACCGGCGAGTTACTCGAGCTGGCCGGGCGGAGCAGGCGGCTCGGCCGTCCGATGATCGTCGTCGGCCCTTCCGGGTCGGGGAAGTCCTCCCTGCTGCGAGCCGGGTTGATCCCCGCTCTGGGCCGCCCGGACTCCCCGCTGTACGGCACGTGGGCACACGTCAGTCTCACGCCGGGCGAGAGACCCGTACGAGAGCTCGCGCGCCGGCTCGCCGACCTCCTCGGCCGGGCACCCGATGCGCTGGACCAAGAGCTCATGGAGCATCCGGCCTGGTGCGGAGACCTGATCCGGTCGGGCGCGTGGGACGGCGACGGCGTCCTGATCGTGGCCGACCAGTTCGAGGAGCTGTTCACCTCGTGCAAGGACGACGGTGAGCGAGCGGCGTTCATCGAGGCGCTCTGCTCCGCGGCCGCCGCACCGCCCGCGGTCGTGGCGTTCGGGATGCGCGCCGACTTCTACCTTCAGGCGCTGCGCGTTCCGCGGCTGGTGCCGATCCTTCAGGACTCCCAGCTCGTGGTGGGGGCCATGTCGGAGACCGAGCTCCGCCAGGCGATCACCGAGCCGGCCCGGCGCTACAGGATCACGGTCGAGCCGGCTCTGGTCGAGGTGCTGCTGCACGACCTTTCGCCGTCCTACACGGGCGCGATGAGTGAGGCCGGGGCGCTCCCACTGCTGTCCCACGCGCTGCTGGCGACGTGGGACCAGGCCACCGGGCGCACCCTGACCCTCGATCACTACCGGGCGACGGGCGGCATCCGCGACGCGGTGACCAGGACCGCCGAGAACGCCTTTGCCGAGCTGTCGGTCGCCGGGCAGAAGGACATCGCCCGCCGGCTGTTCCTGAGTCTGGTGCGCACCGGCCACGACGCCGCGGACACCCGGCGCCGGGTCTCGCGTGCCGAGCTCCTGGCGGCCTGCGACGCCGAGCCCGCCGCCGTCCTGGAGGTGCTGGACCGGTTCGTCAACTCGCGTCTGATCACGGTGGACGGCGACAGCATCGAGATCACGCACGAGGCACTGCTCACGACCTGGCCACGGCTGACCGGCTGGCTCGACGCCGACCGTACGTGGCGCCGCCTGCACCACGGGCTCACGGTCGCGGCGCACAACTGGCAGCGGTCCGGCTACGACCCGGACGGCCTGTACCGGGGCGGCATGCTCCAGGTGGTACGGGAGAACGCCGAGAGCCGTGCCCACCGGGGGCGGCTCAGCCTTCTGGAGCGCGACTTCCTCGACGCCTCGGTCGCGCGGGACACCGCCGAGACACGGGCCGTACGGCGCCGGCTCCAGCGCCGCCACCAGCTCTCCGCGCTGCTCACCGTGCTGGCGCTGCTCGCGGTGGGCGTGACCGTCTACGCGCGGCAGTTGCGGGCCTCCGGGCAGCGGGACCGGGCGCTGGCGCTGTCCCGCACGGTCGCGGACGAGGCGGACCGGCTGCTCGGCAAGGACGTCCCGCTGGCCGCGCAGCTGGCGCTCGCCGCGTACCGGATCTCCCCGACCCCCGAAGCGCGTTCGAGCCTGCTCAACTCCACCGCCGTCCCGGCCGCCTGGCGCCTGGGCGCGCCCTCGGGGCCGGTCCGGTCGATGGCGGTGAGCGGAGACGGCCGGCTGCTGGCGGGCCGTACGGACCCGGGAGCGGTATGGCTGTGGAGGATCGGCGGGGACGGCCGTGCGGTCCTGGCCGGCATGCTGCCGGCGGAGCCGGACTCCTCCGTGGCGCTCAGTTACGACGGACGGACCCTCGCCGCCACCGACGGCGACCGGGTACGCCTGTGGAGCACCGCCGACCCGTACCACCCCGTCCGTACCGGCACGCTGTCCGGCCCCGACCAGCCGGTCGCCTCGCTCACGATCAGCGCCTCGGGACGCGACCTGGCCGCGGCGGCCGGGAGGACGGTCTACCTCTGGGATCTCGACGCGCGTGCCCGGACGACGTCCACGGCCGAGCTGTCCGGGCCGCGGCAGGCGGTCAGGGCCGTGGCGTTCACGCCCGGCGGCCGTACGCTCGCCGCCGGGAGCAACGACGCGACGGTGCGTCTCTGGAGGATCTCCGGGTCCGGCCGCGCGACCCCCGCGGGTACGCTCCGCGGCCCTGCCAGTCAGGTCTTCTCCATCGCCATCAGCCCCGACGGCCGCCGCCTGGCGGCCGGCACGGGTGCCGAGCACCGCGTGTACCTGTGGAACATCGGCGACCCGGCACACCCCTCGGCGGACGGCCCGGCGCTTACCGGCCCGGCCAGCTGGATCAACACGGTGACGTTCGGCCCGGACGGCACGACTCTGGCGGCGGGGAGCTCGGACAACCTGCTGTGGGTGTACGACCTGCGCACGCGGCGTTCGACGGAGCAACTGCCGCATCCGAACCCGGTCATGGGCGCCTCGTACCCCTCGGCCGGTTCGCTGGTGACGCTCGGCGACGACGGGACGATCCGCGGCTGGAGCCTGCCCGGCCCGATCATCACCGGGGCGCGGGACTCGGTGTTCGCCCTGGACTTCGACGGCGACGGGCACAAGCTCGCCGTCGGCCCCGGAGCCGGGGACAACACCCTCACCGTGTGGAATCCCGCCGATCTCCAGCACCCGGTGCGGATCGGCCGCCCTCTGGTCAACTCACCCCACGCCGGGACGTTCTCCGGATCCGGCGCGCTGACCCCCGACGGGCGTACGTTCGCGGTCGGCGACGTGGACGGGAGCGTCCAGCTCTGGAACATCCACGACCCCGGCCGTCCGGGCCGGATCGGCGCGCCGATCCGTGCGGCGAGCGAGCTGATCGAGTCGGTGACCATCAGCGACGACGGGCACCTCCTCGCCGCCTCCTCCGACGACGGCGCGGTCCATCTGATCGACATCACGCGGCCGGACCGGCCCGTCGCGCTGGGAGAACTCCGGCCACCGGATCCCGGCACGGTGTACCAGGCGGCCTTCAGCCATGACGGCACCCTCATCGGCGCGGCCAGTGGCAGCCATCGGGCGTACCTGTGGGACATCCGGCGCCCGGCCGCCCCGAAACCGCTCTCGGTGGTGGGAGGCTTCGCCACCGAGGCGTACTCGGTGGCGCTCAGCCATGATGGGCGCATCCTGGCCGTGAGCGGCGCGGACGGCACGGTCCGGCTCTGGGACATCGCCGATCCCCGGCATCCGGACAGCCTCGGTCCGCCGCTCCTCGGGCCTGTCGGCTATGTCTACTCCGTCGCCTTCTCCCCGCAGCAGAACGTGCTGGCTGCCGGGAGCACGGATGACACCGTCTGGCTGTGGGACCTGACGCGACCGCGCGACCCCGCCCCTCTGGCGACGCTGACCGGCCCGGCGAAGGGCGTGCTGGCCGTGGCCTTCAGCCCGGACGGGCACACACTCGCCGCAGGCGGCCACGACCGCACCGTACGCCTGTGGGAGACCGCCCCCGAAACAGCCGCCGCGCGCGTCTGCGCCACCACCGGACAGCCCATCACCCGGCAGGAATGGCACCGTTACGTCCCCGGCCGCGCGTACGAACCCCCCTGCCCGTAG
- a CDS encoding serine/threonine protein kinase yields the protein MASGRARLEPLSRNDPQRIGGYVLLGRLGSGAMGRVYLGRSASSRLFAVKTIRSEFADEADFRTRFAHEVAAAGRVSGVFTAGVVEADPDAEVPWLATAYIPAPSLDQLVHACGPLPVPALRWLAAGCAEALASIHAAGLVHRDLKPSNVLVSADGPRVIDFGVARATERSSFTATHQAVGTPAYMAPEQARDSRQTVSASDVFSLGSTLLFAATGHPPYMGEAVTDVLLRVATEPPDLAGLPKEVAELITDCLERDAAARPTASALLARLAPELEGAGEYGFDAAPLPDDALALIEEYRQEMRPSAHVSSQPAADFTLDSPTSSGEADEPQGSGRPAGSVSSPPGGTEDRARESTKPEKVRASAPEGRVTRIVVISAVAAGVAALLLVLGVVLGRAVGGPGSNNGRQGGPQGGGPPPGPPPGGGSSQSSGKPQITMNQSMGDGNSTFVVHGSGLKHGRKVSIQVDSSGVSPQMPVVDFGGTFNYVINQGHEFYSGKIPVGSHHVTVSVSGVRKMTADFTVNNL from the coding sequence ATGGCGTCAGGGCGCGCGCGCCTCGAGCCGTTGTCGCGCAACGATCCCCAGCGGATCGGTGGCTACGTGTTGCTGGGACGGCTGGGCAGCGGGGCGATGGGCCGGGTCTACCTGGGCAGATCCGCGTCGAGCCGGCTGTTCGCGGTGAAGACGATCAGGAGCGAGTTCGCCGACGAGGCCGACTTCCGCACCCGCTTCGCCCACGAGGTCGCGGCGGCGGGGCGGGTGAGCGGTGTCTTCACCGCCGGGGTGGTCGAGGCCGATCCGGACGCCGAGGTTCCCTGGCTGGCCACGGCCTACATTCCGGCGCCCTCTCTGGACCAGCTCGTACACGCCTGCGGGCCGTTACCGGTCCCGGCCCTGCGCTGGCTGGCGGCGGGCTGCGCCGAGGCGCTGGCCTCGATCCACGCCGCGGGGCTGGTGCACCGGGATCTGAAGCCCTCCAACGTCCTGGTGTCGGCGGACGGGCCACGGGTCATCGACTTCGGGGTGGCGCGAGCGACCGAGCGCAGCAGCTTCACCGCGACGCACCAGGCGGTGGGCACGCCCGCGTACATGGCGCCCGAGCAGGCCCGCGACAGCCGTCAGACGGTGTCGGCCAGCGATGTGTTCTCCCTCGGTTCCACCCTGCTGTTCGCCGCCACCGGGCATCCGCCGTACATGGGGGAGGCGGTGACCGACGTCCTGCTCCGGGTGGCGACCGAGCCACCGGACCTGGCCGGGCTGCCCAAGGAAGTCGCCGAGCTGATAACCGACTGCCTGGAGCGCGACGCGGCCGCGCGTCCCACGGCCAGCGCCCTGCTGGCCCGGCTGGCACCGGAGCTGGAGGGGGCGGGGGAGTACGGCTTCGACGCTGCACCGCTGCCCGATGACGCGCTCGCGCTGATCGAGGAGTACCGCCAGGAGATGCGGCCCTCCGCGCACGTGAGCTCCCAGCCCGCCGCGGACTTCACGCTGGACTCTCCCACGTCCTCGGGGGAGGCCGATGAGCCCCAGGGGTCCGGCCGGCCGGCCGGCTCCGTGTCCTCGCCTCCCGGCGGCACCGAGGATCGGGCCCGCGAATCGACCAAACCAGAGAAGGTCCGCGCGTCCGCCCCGGAGGGCAGGGTCACGCGCATCGTCGTGATCTCGGCGGTGGCGGCCGGTGTGGCCGCCCTGCTCCTGGTGCTCGGCGTCGTCCTGGGCCGGGCGGTCGGCGGGCCCGGTTCGAACAACGGCCGCCAGGGAGGACCGCAGGGCGGCGGCCCGCCGCCCGGCCCGCCCCCGGGTGGCGGCTCGTCGCAGTCGTCGGGCAAACCACAGATCACGATGAACCAGAGCATGGGCGACGGCAACAGCACGTTCGTCGTCCACGGCAGCGGCCTGAAGCACGGACGCAAGGTCTCCATCCAGGTGGACAGCAGCGGGGTGTCGCCGCAGATGCCGGTGGTCGACTTCGGCGGCACCTTCAACTACGTGATCAACCAGGGCCATGAGTTCTACTCGGGGAAGATCCCGGTGGGCTCCCACCACGTCACGGTGAGCGTGTCCGGTGTCCGCAAGATGACCGCGGACTTCACCGTCAACAACCTGTGA
- a CDS encoding SAM-dependent methyltransferase: MADTRASDAFHPQMPNEARIVDYLLGGKDNFAADREAAEQAIAVAPDLPVMAQESRKFLGRAVRFLAEEGIRQFIDIGCGLPTQNNAHEVAQAVAPDSHVMYVDIDPVVVSHARAILAGDMHTGVIQADMREPGKILAHPDLRRLIDLDRPVAILLLSALQAIPEDETAQYIVDHLRDAIVPGSWMVISHPVSDDRAEATGALAALFQDREIIKGSRRRANVRTRAEVEPYFEGLKVAAPGITPVPEWRSAPGESGVDAATGWSIVGVGQKP; this comes from the coding sequence GTGGCGGATACCCGCGCCTCTGACGCCTTCCATCCCCAGATGCCGAACGAAGCACGCATCGTCGACTACCTGCTGGGTGGCAAGGACAACTTCGCCGCCGACCGTGAGGCCGCCGAGCAGGCCATCGCGGTGGCCCCGGACCTGCCCGTGATGGCCCAGGAGAGCCGCAAGTTCCTGGGCCGGGCCGTGCGTTTCCTCGCCGAGGAGGGCATCCGGCAGTTCATCGACATCGGCTGCGGCCTGCCGACCCAGAACAACGCCCACGAGGTCGCCCAGGCGGTGGCGCCCGACTCACACGTGATGTACGTCGACATCGACCCGGTCGTCGTCAGCCACGCCCGCGCCATCCTCGCCGGCGACATGCATACCGGCGTCATCCAGGCCGACATGCGCGAGCCCGGCAAGATCCTCGCCCACCCCGACCTGCGCCGCCTCATCGACCTCGACCGGCCCGTCGCGATCCTGCTGCTCTCGGCGCTCCAAGCCATTCCCGAGGACGAGACGGCGCAGTACATCGTCGACCACCTGCGCGACGCCATCGTCCCGGGCAGCTGGATGGTGATCTCCCACCCCGTCTCCGACGACCGCGCCGAAGCCACCGGAGCGCTCGCCGCTCTCTTCCAGGACCGGGAGATCATCAAGGGGTCGCGCCGCCGCGCCAACGTCCGCACCCGTGCCGAGGTCGAGCCCTACTTCGAGGGTCTGAAGGTCGCGGCTCCGGGCATCACCCCAGTACCCGAGTGGCGCTCCGCCCCCGGCGAGTCCGGCGTCGACGCGGCGACGGGCTGGAGCATCGTCGGCGTCGGCCAGAAACCCTGA
- a CDS encoding LLM class flavin-dependent oxidoreductase, whose protein sequence is MNVGLGLPVADPFSLLSWARRADAGPFTTLGLLDRLVYTNPEPLVTLAALAGATSRIRVQTEVLLGPLRESALLAKQTATLDVMSGGRFTLGIGVGGREDDHRAAGTDFRTRGHRFDEQLATMRRVWSGAPFGAGPIGPAPVRDGGPEVLIGAFRPAALERVARWGDGFLCAAPPAMADGLFRAGLGADEVMLYCWARDPDQVDRLADVVA, encoded by the coding sequence ATGAACGTAGGTCTCGGTCTGCCCGTCGCCGACCCCTTTTCGCTCCTGTCCTGGGCCCGGCGCGCCGACGCCGGTCCCTTCACCACTCTCGGCCTGCTCGACCGCCTCGTCTACACCAACCCCGAGCCGCTGGTCACGCTGGCGGCCCTCGCCGGTGCCACCTCGCGGATCCGGGTGCAGACCGAGGTTCTGCTCGGGCCGCTGCGCGAGTCCGCCCTGCTCGCCAAGCAGACCGCGACCCTGGACGTGATGTCCGGCGGTCGCTTCACCCTCGGCATCGGAGTCGGCGGACGCGAGGACGACCATCGCGCCGCGGGCACGGACTTCCGTACCCGCGGTCACCGGTTCGACGAGCAACTCGCGACCATGCGGCGCGTCTGGTCCGGTGCGCCCTTCGGCGCCGGCCCGATCGGTCCTGCGCCCGTCCGTGACGGTGGCCCGGAGGTGCTGATCGGAGCCTTCAGGCCGGCGGCCCTCGAACGCGTCGCCCGCTGGGGTGACGGTTTCCTGTGCGCGGCCCCGCCCGCCATGGCCGACGGGCTGTTCCGCGCCGGCCTCGGCGCCGATGAGGTGATGCTCTACTGCTGGGCACGTGACCCCGACCAGGTCGACCGCCTCGCCGACGTGGTCGCCTGA
- a CDS encoding YbgA family protein: MADEARFDGGHPHNRFLAEELGAYVDWVPYTAELETGMGALWETWRLTGQSRLVEFLSAGATPPTPAGLDGYVTRADRPGVGGIPSYDDGHRVFSRRLTTAFPFLPVSDDRVLGVAASRERFAERVFAGARLRELFSRPWRPRDLVAFHTRHKLQILAHDPARYRQAGRLVAEAGSRPCRETEAEYRQIFGRALASNATRGRNANAMHRAFRHVGRRLDDSLRQDVLGQIRAYERGELPFSAPIVTLTRHAAGEGLHWAAEQTYLNPVPADLLRRLWNADMAR, encoded by the coding sequence ATGGCCGACGAGGCCCGGTTCGACGGCGGCCACCCGCATAACCGGTTTCTCGCCGAGGAGCTGGGCGCGTACGTCGACTGGGTGCCTTACACCGCAGAGCTGGAGACAGGGATGGGCGCCCTGTGGGAGACCTGGCGCCTGACCGGCCAGAGCCGGCTGGTCGAATTCCTGTCCGCCGGGGCCACGCCGCCCACGCCTGCCGGCCTCGACGGCTACGTCACAAGGGCGGATCGGCCCGGCGTCGGGGGCATCCCGTCCTACGACGACGGCCACCGCGTCTTCTCCCGGCGGCTGACCACGGCGTTCCCCTTCCTTCCCGTCAGCGACGACCGCGTTCTCGGTGTCGCGGCGTCGCGTGAGCGCTTCGCCGAGCGGGTCTTCGCGGGCGCCCGGCTCCGCGAGCTGTTCTCGCGACCCTGGCGCCCCCGCGACCTCGTCGCCTTCCACACCCGGCACAAGCTGCAGATCCTCGCCCACGATCCGGCGCGCTACCGGCAGGCCGGCCGCCTCGTGGCCGAGGCGGGCAGCCGGCCGTGCCGCGAGACCGAGGCGGAGTACCGTCAGATCTTCGGCCGCGCGCTGGCGAGCAACGCCACGCGCGGCCGGAACGCCAACGCGATGCACCGGGCGTTCCGGCATGTCGGCAGGCGCCTCGACGATTCGCTGAGACAGGACGTTCTCGGCCAGATCCGTGCCTACGAACGCGGCGAGCTGCCCTTCAGCGCTCCGATCGTGACGCTGACCCGCCACGCGGCGGGTGAGGGACTGCACTGGGCGGCCGAGCAGACCTATCTGAACCCCGTCCCCGCCGATCTGCTCCGCCGACTTTGGAATGCCGATATGGCGCGCTAA
- a CDS encoding alkaline phosphatase family protein: protein MPDLTRRRLFGAAGAVAAATFAAEFLPSNVRRALAETPERLAAPSLNDIKHVVILMQENRSFDHYFGTLPGVRGFSDPNAIKLSTGKSVFYQPDTVNAAGYLLPFHLDTHKTSAQAIPSTNHGWSVQHQAWNNGKMDKWLPAHRSADGANGPYVMGYHTRADIPFQFALAESFTICDNYFCSVMGPTWPNRLYLMSASIDPGGTKGGPVISNADPTPYGWKTYPEALTTAGVPWKVYQETDDYGCNVLEYFGAFQKASTTSTLYKSGMKVSSAGQFEYDAAHDQLPTVSWIIPTSTQSEHPDYMPAAGADYVASKIDAIASNPDVWKKTLFILNYDENDGLFDHVPPPVPKAGTAGEFVNSLPIGGGFRVPCILVSPWTMGGWVARDKFDHTSTLRLLELLTGVAIPNLSAWRRSTFGDLTSALGVASAASPPQLPDTKSQLAEAEKEVETLPKPTFPGRTQTPPKQETGSIPRPRG from the coding sequence ATGCCCGACCTGACCCGCCGACGCCTTTTCGGCGCGGCCGGCGCCGTGGCCGCCGCCACGTTCGCCGCCGAATTCCTCCCCTCCAATGTCCGCCGTGCACTCGCCGAAACGCCGGAACGGCTGGCTGCCCCCTCGCTCAATGACATCAAGCACGTCGTCATCTTGATGCAGGAGAACCGTTCATTCGACCATTACTTCGGCACGCTGCCCGGAGTTCGCGGCTTCTCCGACCCGAACGCCATCAAGCTGAGCACCGGAAAGTCGGTGTTCTACCAGCCCGACACCGTCAACGCGGCCGGGTACCTGCTCCCGTTCCACCTGGACACGCACAAGACCAGCGCCCAGGCGATCCCGTCGACGAACCACGGCTGGAGCGTCCAGCACCAGGCGTGGAACAACGGGAAGATGGACAAGTGGCTGCCCGCGCACCGCTCCGCCGACGGCGCCAACGGCCCGTACGTGATGGGCTACCACACGCGGGCCGACATCCCCTTCCAGTTCGCGCTGGCCGAGTCGTTCACCATCTGCGACAACTACTTCTGCTCGGTCATGGGCCCCACCTGGCCGAACCGTCTGTACCTCATGAGCGCGAGCATCGACCCGGGTGGCACCAAGGGCGGCCCGGTGATCAGCAACGCCGACCCGACGCCGTACGGCTGGAAGACCTATCCGGAGGCACTGACCACCGCCGGTGTCCCGTGGAAGGTCTACCAGGAGACCGACGACTACGGCTGCAACGTCCTGGAGTACTTCGGGGCCTTCCAGAAGGCCTCGACGACCTCGACGCTCTACAAGAGCGGCATGAAGGTCTCCTCGGCGGGCCAGTTCGAGTACGACGCCGCCCACGACCAGCTGCCCACGGTCTCCTGGATCATCCCCACCAGCACGCAGTCCGAGCACCCGGACTACATGCCGGCGGCCGGCGCCGACTACGTGGCCAGCAAGATCGACGCCATCGCGTCCAACCCCGACGTGTGGAAGAAGACGCTCTTCATCCTCAACTACGACGAGAACGACGGCCTGTTCGACCACGTGCCACCGCCGGTGCCCAAGGCGGGCACCGCGGGTGAGTTCGTGAACAGCCTGCCGATCGGCGGCGGGTTCCGCGTGCCCTGCATCCTCGTCTCGCCGTGGACCATGGGCGGCTGGGTGGCGAGAGACAAATTCGACCACACCTCCACGCTGCGCCTGCTCGAGCTGCTGACCGGTGTGGCGATCCCCAACCTCAGTGCCTGGCGGCGTTCGACCTTCGGCGACCTGACCTCCGCCCTCGGAGTCGCGTCGGCCGCGAGCCCGCCGCAGCTGCCGGACACCAAGAGCCAGCTCGCGGAGGCCGAGAAAGAGGTCGAGACGCTGCCCAAGCCGACGTTCCCCGGCAGGACCCAGACGCCGCCCAAGCAGGAGACCGGCTCGATCCCGCGCCCGCGCGGCTGA